Proteins from a single region of Verrucomicrobiales bacterium:
- a CDS encoding sigma-70 family RNA polymerase sigma factor, which yields MIGVDVSEMGADGSTQDGWCETLYNERAAGLLLYGRALGLSHSESEDVLQETFISLLKLPAPPDEPLHYCLRSFRNRALNYHRGLWRRLAREFEFQRWFDRDSTESDQERAAMRCLKRLPAEQCEVIVLKIWNQHTFEEIGNLLGLSPNTVAGRYRYGIQKLRQCLRGNYEERFEVNRSDLGILDAASAEPGS from the coding sequence TTGATTGGTGTCGATGTGAGTGAAATGGGTGCTGATGGATCAACGCAGGACGGCTGGTGTGAAACGCTCTACAACGAGCGAGCCGCCGGTCTGTTGTTGTACGGCCGCGCCTTGGGGCTTTCGCATTCAGAGTCTGAGGATGTTCTGCAAGAGACGTTTATCTCGCTTCTCAAGCTCCCCGCCCCGCCCGATGAACCGTTGCACTATTGTCTGAGATCGTTTCGAAACCGCGCGTTGAACTATCACCGCGGGCTTTGGCGCCGTTTGGCTCGAGAGTTTGAGTTTCAGCGGTGGTTCGACCGGGATAGCACGGAGTCGGACCAGGAGCGGGCAGCGATGCGGTGCTTAAAGCGGCTACCGGCGGAACAGTGCGAGGTCATCGTGCTCAAGATTTGGAATCAGCACACCTTTGAGGAAATCGGGAACCTGCTGGGGCTCTCCCCGAACACGGTGGCGGGCCGCTACCGGTATGGGATTCAAAAGTTGAGACAGTGTCTGCGAGGTAACTATGAAGAACGATTTGAAGTCAATCGAAGCGATCTTGGCATCCTGGACGCCGCGTCGGCCGAGCCCGGCTCTTAA
- a CDS encoding threonylcarbamoyl-AMP synthase, producing MNTAIVLPTHSPALLAQAVTSAAAALRQGEVVALPTETVYGLAANALDSHAVEQIFRIKGRPSTNPVIVHIADLAMISTCVRNWPPMAQALANAFWPGPMTLVLHKSDAIPNVVSAGGDTVGIRWPSHPVMQAVIRSCGLPLAAPSANPSNQLSPTNAQHVQRLLGNKLRLIVDGGQSQIGIESTVIDVTGPEARILRPGTIHERDIRSVVPLAGTVTTVVAAAVGQEGKIARSPGLLPKHYSPRATLRILAWESDAEIATLLRPALQQGQRIHVIAHRRIPLTLSLPQSQITVIPDDAEAYARALYAELHRCDEANADLIVVEAVRNTTEWRAVADRLQRGSAG from the coding sequence GTGAACACCGCAATTGTATTGCCCACACACTCGCCCGCGCTGCTGGCGCAGGCCGTAACATCAGCCGCAGCCGCACTGCGCCAAGGTGAGGTTGTGGCTCTCCCGACGGAAACCGTATACGGCCTGGCGGCCAATGCCCTCGATTCCCACGCCGTCGAGCAGATCTTCCGAATCAAAGGACGCCCGTCGACTAACCCGGTGATTGTTCATATCGCGGACCTCGCCATGATCTCCACCTGCGTGAGGAACTGGCCTCCCATGGCTCAAGCCTTGGCCAATGCTTTCTGGCCAGGCCCCATGACTCTGGTCCTTCATAAGTCGGATGCCATTCCGAATGTGGTTTCGGCCGGAGGCGACACAGTCGGAATCCGTTGGCCCAGTCATCCGGTCATGCAAGCCGTGATCCGGTCGTGCGGTCTGCCGTTGGCGGCGCCCAGTGCCAATCCTTCCAACCAACTCTCCCCAACCAACGCCCAGCACGTGCAACGCCTCCTGGGCAACAAACTCCGCCTGATCGTCGATGGAGGCCAGTCGCAGATCGGGATCGAGTCGACGGTCATCGATGTCACCGGCCCGGAAGCAAGAATCTTGCGTCCGGGGACGATCCACGAGCGGGACATTCGATCGGTGGTCCCGCTGGCTGGCACGGTCACCACCGTGGTCGCCGCCGCAGTCGGCCAAGAGGGCAAGATCGCCCGAAGCCCCGGGCTGTTGCCCAAGCACTACTCACCCCGCGCAACCCTGCGGATCCTAGCGTGGGAATCGGATGCAGAGATCGCCACGCTGCTGCGCCCCGCCCTGCAACAAGGTCAACGCATCCACGTGATAGCGCATCGTCGCATTCCCTTGACTCTCTCGTTGCCGCAATCCCAAATCACCGTTATTCCCGATGATGCTGAGGCTTATGCCCGAGCACTTTATGCCGAGTTACATCGCTGCGACGAGGCGAATGCGGACTTGATTGTCGTCGAGGCGGTTCGGAACACAACAGAGTGGAGAGCAGTGGCCGACCGGCTGCAGCGCGGCTCTGCCGGTTGA